A genome region from Paracoccus stylophorae includes the following:
- a CDS encoding MBL fold metallo-hydrolase, which produces MIACPFETPPAEGEAVELAEGVLWLRLPLPMALDHVNVYALREADGWTVVDTGFDTRRARAIWQRLREGPLQGLPVRRVIGTHHHPDHIGLAGWFMATDGAELAMSRTAWLTARMLRLDVQDRPTPQQVAFWRRAGMPADMLATRAAERPWNSADVVHELPPGYTRLREAQQVRFGGRRWLVAMGDGHAPRHATFWSLDDDLVIGGDQLLPSISPNLGVYPTEPDADPVGDWLASCARLSELAEARHLVLPGHKLPFTGLPERLRQLADNHHHALARIEEALARGPRSAVGCFDILFRRRITTMEFGLALVEAVAHINRLHITGRIRPVDERDGAVLWGA; this is translated from the coding sequence GTGATCGCCTGCCCGTTCGAGACTCCGCCCGCCGAGGGCGAGGCGGTCGAACTGGCCGAGGGCGTGCTGTGGCTGCGCCTGCCGCTGCCGATGGCGCTGGATCATGTGAATGTGTATGCGCTGCGCGAGGCGGATGGCTGGACCGTGGTCGATACCGGGTTCGACACCCGCCGCGCCCGCGCCATCTGGCAAAGGCTGCGCGAGGGGCCGTTGCAGGGTCTGCCCGTCCGGCGGGTGATCGGCACGCATCATCATCCCGACCATATCGGGCTGGCCGGCTGGTTCATGGCGACCGACGGGGCGGAGCTGGCCATGAGCCGCACGGCATGGCTGACGGCGCGGATGCTGCGGCTGGACGTGCAGGATCGCCCGACGCCGCAGCAGGTCGCGTTCTGGCGCCGGGCCGGTATGCCGGCCGACATGCTGGCCACGCGCGCGGCCGAGCGGCCCTGGAACAGCGCCGATGTGGTCCACGAACTGCCGCCCGGCTACACCCGGCTGCGCGAGGCGCAGCAGGTGCGGTTCGGCGGACGCCGCTGGCTGGTGGCGATGGGCGACGGGCATGCGCCGCGCCATGCGACCTTCTGGTCGCTGGACGACGATCTGGTGATCGGGGGCGACCAGCTGCTGCCCTCGATCTCGCCCAATCTGGGCGTCTATCCGACCGAGCCCGACGCCGATCCGGTGGGCGACTGGCTGGCCAGCTGCGCGCGCCTGTCGGAACTGGCCGAGGCGCGGCATCTGGTGCTGCCGGGCCACAAGCTGCCCTTCACCGGCCTGCCCGAGCGGCTGCGGCAACTGGCCGACAACCACCATCACGCGCTGGCCCGGATCGAGGAGGCGCTGGCCCGGGGGCCGCGCAGCGCGGTCGGCTGTTTCGACATCCTGTTCAGGCGCCGGATCACGACGATGGAGTTCGGACTGGCGCTGGTCGAGGCGGTGGCCCATATCAACCGGCTGCACATCACGGGCCGCATCCGCCCGGTGGACGAACGCGACGGCGCGGTGCTTTGGGGGGCGTGA
- a CDS encoding aa3-type cytochrome c oxidase subunit IV — protein sequence MAEHEHGSMDITEQRKTFHGFIRLATWVAGLSILALIFIALLNA from the coding sequence ATGGCCGAACACGAGCATGGCAGCATGGATATCACCGAACAGCGCAAGACCTTTCACGGCTTCATCCGGCTGGCGACCTGGGTTGCCGGTCTGTCGATCCTGGCGCTGATCTTCATCGCGCTGCTGAACGCCTGA
- a CDS encoding AzlD domain-containing protein produces MTASPSPLTVWTVILVLGIGTFLIRWSFLGVLGNRPLPGWVLRMLRYTPVSVLPALVAPLVMWPEATAGQPDPARLSAAAATLLVGLLTRNVILAILAGGITLFGLLYVLG; encoded by the coding sequence ATGACGGCCAGCCCATCGCCGCTGACGGTCTGGACCGTGATCCTGGTGCTGGGGATCGGCACGTTCCTGATCCGCTGGTCGTTTCTGGGCGTGCTGGGCAACCGGCCGCTGCCGGGCTGGGTGCTGCGGATGCTGCGCTATACGCCGGTGTCGGTCCTGCCCGCGCTGGTCGCGCCGCTGGTGATGTGGCCCGAGGCGACGGCGGGCCAGCCCGACCCCGCGCGCCTGTCGGCGGCGGCCGCGACGCTGCTGGTCGGGCTGCTGACCCGCAACGTGATCCTTGCCATCCTGGCCGGCGGGATCACCCTGTTCGGTCTGCTTTACGTTCTGGGATAG
- a CDS encoding AzlC family ABC transporter permease → MPAPRPDSQQASAGVPAGEDLGDRTGDRAGARALARTPAQAFRHGMVQSLAFLIVIVPFAVLFGVVATEAGLDVAQVMGFSVLVLAGASQFTAVQLLSDNASAFIVIVSGLAVNLRMAMYSASLVPWLRGATGRQKLWIAYALIDQSYALSIQHYERHPRLSLQQRLAYFAGAAVALCVPWIVATWVGATVGQAIPDDIALDFAMPITFLAMIAPMLRTPAHLAACFVSIVAALALAGLPSGLGLLIAAPIGMATGALVEKRMANRDGGPA, encoded by the coding sequence TTGCCCGCCCCGCGCCCCGATTCGCAGCAAGCCAGCGCCGGCGTTCCCGCCGGCGAGGATCTCGGCGACCGGACGGGCGACCGGGCGGGCGCGCGCGCCCTTGCGCGCACACCGGCGCAGGCGTTCCGGCACGGCATGGTGCAGTCGCTGGCGTTCCTGATCGTGATCGTGCCCTTTGCCGTGCTGTTCGGCGTCGTCGCGACCGAGGCCGGTCTGGATGTCGCGCAGGTCATGGGCTTTTCGGTGCTGGTGCTGGCCGGCGCGTCGCAGTTCACGGCGGTGCAATTGCTGTCCGACAACGCCTCGGCCTTCATCGTCATCGTCTCGGGGCTGGCGGTCAATCTGCGCATGGCGATGTATTCCGCCTCGCTGGTGCCGTGGCTGCGCGGCGCGACGGGGCGGCAAAAGCTTTGGATCGCCTATGCGCTGATCGACCAAAGCTATGCGCTGTCGATCCAGCATTACGAACGCCACCCGCGCCTGTCGCTGCAACAGCGTCTGGCCTATTTCGCCGGCGCCGCCGTGGCGCTGTGCGTGCCGTGGATCGTCGCCACATGGGTCGGCGCGACCGTCGGGCAGGCGATCCCCGACGACATCGCGCTTGATTTCGCCATGCCGATCACCTTTCTGGCGATGATCGCGCCGATGCTGCGCACACCCGCGCATCTGGCCGCATGTTTCGTGTCGATCGTGGCCGCGCTGGCGCTGGCCGGGCTGCCATCGGGTCTGGGCCTGCTGATCGCCGCGCCCATCGGCATGGCCACCGGCGCGCTGGTCGAGAAGCGCATGGCAAACCGCGACGGAGGACCGGCATGA
- a CDS encoding GNAT family N-acetyltransferase, protein MRNQRQDRPPLIVSPVPAHVLPQAARLWWASFGTGRGAPPRMRADHGIVALDAQGRVAGVMGLRDARGGFPARVPWAARIGFRAGPPTADLIVDGIAVRDSRCGIGRALVRAAMARARAAGHPGLRAEVRAGNAGAVAFYRALGFATLASLRFGWPWTGRVLILRRAVDAAAAAVEMAPEPEPQPRRAQR, encoded by the coding sequence ATGCGCAACCAGAGACAAGATCGCCCGCCGCTGATCGTCAGCCCCGTTCCGGCGCATGTCCTGCCGCAGGCGGCGCGGCTGTGGTGGGCCAGCTTCGGAACCGGGCGCGGCGCGCCGCCCCGGATGCGCGCCGATCACGGCATCGTCGCGCTGGATGCGCAAGGCCGGGTCGCGGGGGTGATGGGCTTGCGCGATGCGCGCGGGGGGTTTCCGGCACGGGTGCCCTGGGCCGCGCGAATCGGCTTTCGCGCCGGGCCGCCGACCGCCGATCTGATCGTCGATGGAATCGCGGTGCGGGATTCGCGGTGCGGGATCGGGCGCGCGCTTGTGCGGGCGGCGATGGCGCGGGCGCGGGCGGCGGGCCATCCGGGCCTGCGGGCCGAGGTGCGGGCGGGCAATGCCGGCGCGGTGGCGTTCTATCGCGCGCTGGGGTTTGCGACACTGGCCAGTCTGCGGTTCGGCTGGCCGTGGACGGGGCGGGTGCTGATCCTGCGCCGCGCCGTCGATGCGGCGGCGGCGGCGGTTGAGATGGCACCGGAACCGGAGCCGCAACCGCGCCGCGCGCAGCGGTGA